A genomic stretch from Clavelina lepadiformis chromosome 5, kaClaLepa1.1, whole genome shotgun sequence includes:
- the LOC143458565 gene encoding NHL repeat-containing protein 2-like isoform X2 translates to MDVVEANSLQLAEKFHNTQLEKQRQTLVDEYLIAVNSISTVDLTSLWQEIKWVNTKEIKLDDMMGKVVLLDFFTYCCINCMHMIPFLHKMESLYSVENGLFVIGVHSAKFPNEKEVNNIFKALLRYNIKHPVVNDSNLELWEKFMIKCWPTFVVINPFGKVILSLPGETHADVIEAVIRESVIFYKTEISKHSIEPSFESLEVCHDPANITLNQESNQLNFPGKIDIDSSGSRIAIADTGNHRVIVAFVDGTIQHSIGGPHPGKSDGKFTAARFNSPQGLAWHGTNSIYVADCNNHLIRKIDLLVYRVVTLTGNGKHSSDYEVGGNGTDQPICSPWDVQVAGSPGFPQNESILFIAMSGIHQIWAFFLQDADWQKGSEYKMGTCLRFAGNGQEENRNNSYPHKAGFAQPSGLTVDFQSHTLYVADSESSTVRKIKLNNGAVEGLVGGHFDPTNLFAYGDEDGKGRKAKLQHPLCVSWDKKRSLLYVADSYNHKIKAVDPFKKTCFTLCGPNKSTIAVTKEHNSPDEVSPGNLNEPGGICVDSQCEHLYIADTNNHKVKVLCLLDGNIETLNLESPKNKKITQEDKGLKTYSNVTSIVKRNAAQQLIMKPQTSAVNQPIKLCISTDEIHLTQNAPSAWQLTASLSSNDELDNAVFLIESGKFESASAEAEVSVQLSSLVGALVTQSDQHKPPPDSVDLNLKWEANLYYCVGDSRLCTMKSIVVTLPVTITSPVENCAIDTVVPIKLSLIPT, encoded by the exons ATGGATGTAGTGGAGGCAAATTCGTTACAACTAGCGGAGAAGTTTCATAACACACAGTTGGAAAAGCAACGCCAAACACTTGTGGATGAATATCTGATTGCTGTGAATAGTATAAGCACTGTGGATTTAACATCGCTATGGCAAG AAATTAAGTGGGTCAATACGAAGGAGATTAAGTTGGATGATATGATGGGGAAAGTGGTACTACTAGATTTTTTCACTTACTGCTGCATTAATTGCATGCACATGATTCcatttttacacaaaatggAATCCTTGTATTCAGTGGAAAATGGCCTTTTTGTTATTGGGGTTCATTCAGCAAAATTTCCAAATGAAAAG gAAGtcaacaatattttcaaagcatTGCTACGATATAATATTAAGCATCCAGTTGTAAACGATTCAAATTTAGAATTATGGGAAAAATTCATGATTAAATGCTGGCCAACATTTGTTGTTATTAATCCATTTGGGAAG GTAATATTATCCTTGCCTGGAGAGACTCATGCAGATGTAATTGAAGCTGTTATCAGAGAATCTGTCATCTTTTACAAAACTGAAATCAGCAAGCATTCAATAGAACCATCGTTCGAGAGTCTTGAAGTATGTCATGACCCTGCTAACATTACATTGAATCAAGAAAGCAATCAACTAAACTTTCCCGGAAAGATTGATATTGACAGTTCAG GAAGCCGGATAGCTATTGCTGATACTGGAAATCACAGGGTTATTGTTGCTTTTGTTGACGGAACTATTCAGCACTCAATTGGCGGTCCTCATCCAGGAAAAAGTGATGGGAAATTCACAGCAGCACGTTTCAATTCACCACAAGGATTGGCATGGCACGGGACAAATTCCATTTATGTTGCTGACTGCAACAACCATTTGATTAGAAAA ATTGATTTGTTGGTGTACCGAGTAGTAACTCTTACTGGCAATGGCAAACATAGCAGTGATTATGAAGTTGGTGGCAATGGTACAGACCAACCTATCTGTTCACCATGGGATGTTCAG GTTGCTGGCAGCCCTGGTTTTCCTCAAAATGAAAGTATCCTGTTTATAGCAATGTCTGGCATACATCAAATATGGGCATTTTTCTTGCAAGATGCTGATTGGCAAAAAG GTTCTGAATACAAAATGGGAACATGCTTGAGATTTGCTGGAAATGGACAAGAAGAAAATAGAAACAACAGTTACCCACACAAA GCGGGTTTCGCTCAACCATCTGGTCTTACTGTTGACTTTCAATCTCATACGCTGTATGTCGCAGATAGTGAAAGCAGCACCGTTCGAAAGATTAAGTTAAACAATGGCGCGGTTGAAGGATTGGTTGGGGGACACTTCGATCCAACT AATCTTTTTGCTTATGGAGATGAGGATGGAAAAGGGCGTAAAGCAAAGCTGCAGCATCCCTTATGCGTTTCTTGGGATAAAAAGAGATCATTGCTGTATGTTGCAGATTCCTACAATCATAAG ATAAAGGCTGTAGATCCATTCAAGAAAACCTGTTTTACTCTGTGCGGCCCAAACAAGAGCACAATAGCTGTTACAAAAGAACACAATTCACCAGATGAAGTTTCACCTGGAAACCTGAACGAACCAGGAGGAATATGTGTTGATTCGCAATGTGAACATCTTTATATCGCAGATACTAATAACCACAAAGTTAAAGTTCTCTGTCTGCTTGACGGAAATATTGAAACG CTTAACTTGGAATCtcccaaaaacaaaaaaattacacaaGAAGACAAAGGACTTAAAACTTACTCAAACGTTACCTCAATTGTAAAAAGAAATGCTGCGCAACAATTGATTATGAAGCCACAGACTTCTGCTGTCAACCAACCAATTAAACTTTGCATATCTACTGACGAAATACATTTGACTCAAAATGCTCCATCAGCTTGGCAGCTTACAGCTTCCTTATCAAGTAATGACGAACTAGACAATGCTGTATTTTTAATAGAATCTGGAAAATTTGAGAGCGCATCTGCTGAGGCTGAAGTTTCAGTTCAGCTATCGTCACTGGTTGGCGCCTTGGTGACACAAAGTGACCAACATAAACCTCCACCTGATAGCGTTGACTTAAACCTAAAGTGGGAAGCGAATTTATATTACTGTGTTGGCGATTCTAGACTTTGCACGATGAAGTCAATTGTCGTTACTTTGCCTGTTACAATTACTTCACCAGTCGAAAATTGTGCTATTGACACTGTAGTGCCAATAAAGTTATCTTTAATACCGACATAA
- the LOC143458565 gene encoding NHL repeat-containing protein 2-like isoform X1: MDVVEANSLQLAEKFHNTQLEKQRQTLVDEYLIAVNSISTVDLTSLWQEIKWVNTKEIKLDDMMGKVVLLDFFTYCCINCMHMIPFLHKMESLYSVENGLFVIGVHSAKFPNEKEVNNIFKALLRYNIKHPVVNDSNLELWEKFMIKCWPTFVVINPFGKVILSLPGETHADVIEAVIRESVIFYKTEISKHSIEPSFESLEVCHDPANITLNQESNQLNFPGKIDIDSSGSRIAIADTGNHRVIVAFVDGTIQHSIGGPHPGKSDGKFTAARFNSPQGLAWHGTNSIYVADCNNHLIRKIDLLVYRVVTLTGNGKHSSDYEVGGNGTDQPICSPWDVQVLYLLYLYWYIKMTHCLKPCNDKTFMVQVAGSPGFPQNESILFIAMSGIHQIWAFFLQDADWQKGSEYKMGTCLRFAGNGQEENRNNSYPHKAGFAQPSGLTVDFQSHTLYVADSESSTVRKIKLNNGAVEGLVGGHFDPTNLFAYGDEDGKGRKAKLQHPLCVSWDKKRSLLYVADSYNHKIKAVDPFKKTCFTLCGPNKSTIAVTKEHNSPDEVSPGNLNEPGGICVDSQCEHLYIADTNNHKVKVLCLLDGNIETLNLESPKNKKITQEDKGLKTYSNVTSIVKRNAAQQLIMKPQTSAVNQPIKLCISTDEIHLTQNAPSAWQLTASLSSNDELDNAVFLIESGKFESASAEAEVSVQLSSLVGALVTQSDQHKPPPDSVDLNLKWEANLYYCVGDSRLCTMKSIVVTLPVTITSPVENCAIDTVVPIKLSLIPT; this comes from the exons ATGGATGTAGTGGAGGCAAATTCGTTACAACTAGCGGAGAAGTTTCATAACACACAGTTGGAAAAGCAACGCCAAACACTTGTGGATGAATATCTGATTGCTGTGAATAGTATAAGCACTGTGGATTTAACATCGCTATGGCAAG AAATTAAGTGGGTCAATACGAAGGAGATTAAGTTGGATGATATGATGGGGAAAGTGGTACTACTAGATTTTTTCACTTACTGCTGCATTAATTGCATGCACATGATTCcatttttacacaaaatggAATCCTTGTATTCAGTGGAAAATGGCCTTTTTGTTATTGGGGTTCATTCAGCAAAATTTCCAAATGAAAAG gAAGtcaacaatattttcaaagcatTGCTACGATATAATATTAAGCATCCAGTTGTAAACGATTCAAATTTAGAATTATGGGAAAAATTCATGATTAAATGCTGGCCAACATTTGTTGTTATTAATCCATTTGGGAAG GTAATATTATCCTTGCCTGGAGAGACTCATGCAGATGTAATTGAAGCTGTTATCAGAGAATCTGTCATCTTTTACAAAACTGAAATCAGCAAGCATTCAATAGAACCATCGTTCGAGAGTCTTGAAGTATGTCATGACCCTGCTAACATTACATTGAATCAAGAAAGCAATCAACTAAACTTTCCCGGAAAGATTGATATTGACAGTTCAG GAAGCCGGATAGCTATTGCTGATACTGGAAATCACAGGGTTATTGTTGCTTTTGTTGACGGAACTATTCAGCACTCAATTGGCGGTCCTCATCCAGGAAAAAGTGATGGGAAATTCACAGCAGCACGTTTCAATTCACCACAAGGATTGGCATGGCACGGGACAAATTCCATTTATGTTGCTGACTGCAACAACCATTTGATTAGAAAA ATTGATTTGTTGGTGTACCGAGTAGTAACTCTTACTGGCAATGGCAAACATAGCAGTGATTATGAAGTTGGTGGCAATGGTACAGACCAACCTATCTGTTCACCATGGGATGTTCAGGTTTTGTACTTATTGTACTTGTACTGGTATATCAAAATGACGCACTGTCTTAAACCTTGTAATGATAAAACTTTCATGGTACAGGTTGCTGGCAGCCCTGGTTTTCCTCAAAATGAAAGTATCCTGTTTATAGCAATGTCTGGCATACATCAAATATGGGCATTTTTCTTGCAAGATGCTGATTGGCAAAAAG GTTCTGAATACAAAATGGGAACATGCTTGAGATTTGCTGGAAATGGACAAGAAGAAAATAGAAACAACAGTTACCCACACAAA GCGGGTTTCGCTCAACCATCTGGTCTTACTGTTGACTTTCAATCTCATACGCTGTATGTCGCAGATAGTGAAAGCAGCACCGTTCGAAAGATTAAGTTAAACAATGGCGCGGTTGAAGGATTGGTTGGGGGACACTTCGATCCAACT AATCTTTTTGCTTATGGAGATGAGGATGGAAAAGGGCGTAAAGCAAAGCTGCAGCATCCCTTATGCGTTTCTTGGGATAAAAAGAGATCATTGCTGTATGTTGCAGATTCCTACAATCATAAG ATAAAGGCTGTAGATCCATTCAAGAAAACCTGTTTTACTCTGTGCGGCCCAAACAAGAGCACAATAGCTGTTACAAAAGAACACAATTCACCAGATGAAGTTTCACCTGGAAACCTGAACGAACCAGGAGGAATATGTGTTGATTCGCAATGTGAACATCTTTATATCGCAGATACTAATAACCACAAAGTTAAAGTTCTCTGTCTGCTTGACGGAAATATTGAAACG CTTAACTTGGAATCtcccaaaaacaaaaaaattacacaaGAAGACAAAGGACTTAAAACTTACTCAAACGTTACCTCAATTGTAAAAAGAAATGCTGCGCAACAATTGATTATGAAGCCACAGACTTCTGCTGTCAACCAACCAATTAAACTTTGCATATCTACTGACGAAATACATTTGACTCAAAATGCTCCATCAGCTTGGCAGCTTACAGCTTCCTTATCAAGTAATGACGAACTAGACAATGCTGTATTTTTAATAGAATCTGGAAAATTTGAGAGCGCATCTGCTGAGGCTGAAGTTTCAGTTCAGCTATCGTCACTGGTTGGCGCCTTGGTGACACAAAGTGACCAACATAAACCTCCACCTGATAGCGTTGACTTAAACCTAAAGTGGGAAGCGAATTTATATTACTGTGTTGGCGATTCTAGACTTTGCACGATGAAGTCAATTGTCGTTACTTTGCCTGTTACAATTACTTCACCAGTCGAAAATTGTGCTATTGACACTGTAGTGCCAATAAAGTTATCTTTAATACCGACATAA
- the LOC143458567 gene encoding glyceraldehyde-3-phosphate dehydrogenase-like gives MVIKVGINGFGRIGRLVTRAAAMRDDIQIVSINDPFIDLNYMVYMFKYDSTHGIFKGTVDEANGKLVINGKPVTVHAKRDPSEIPWSADGADYVVESTGVFTTVEKASAHLKGGANHVVISAPSADAPMFVMGVNEEKYEKSMKVVSNASCTTNCLAPLAKVINDNFGIVEGLMTTVHSYTATQKTVDGPSGKSWRDGRGAAQNIIPASTGAAKAVGKVIPDLNGKLTGMAFRVPTPNVSVVDLTVRLNKGASYEAIKAVIKEASASKLKGILGYTEDKVVSTDFNGDTRSSIFDAGAGIALNDNFVKLVSWYDNEFGYSNRVVDLLIYMSKK, from the coding sequence ATGGTTATCAAGGTTGGAATCAATGGATTTGGTCGTATCGGCCGTTTGGTTACTCGGGCTGCAGCTATGCGTGATGATATCCAGATTGTTTCTATCAACGACCCCTTCATCGATCTCAACTACATGGTGTATATGTTCAAGTATGATTCCACTCATGGAATTTTTAAAGGTACCGTCGATGAAGCTAATGGCAAGTTGGTTATCAATGGTAAGCCAGTTACTGTGCATGCCAAACGTGATCCAAGTGAAATCCCGTGGTCTGCTGATGGAGCGGATTACGTTGTGGAATCGACTGGTGTTTTTACCACAGTTGAAAAAGCATCTGCTCATTTAAAGGGAGGAGCAAATCATGTTGTCATATCTGCTCCATCTGCTGATGCACCTATGTTTGTTATGGGAGTCAACGAAGAAAAGTATGAAAAATCAATGAAAGTCGTCAGCAATGCATCCTGCACAACCAATTGCCTTGCTCCCTTAGCAAAGGTGATTAATGATAATTTTGGCATTGTTGAAGGTCTGATGACCACTGTTCACTCTTACACTGCAACTCAAAAGACTGTAGATGGGCCCAGTGGGAAATCCTGGAGAGACGGCCGTGGAGCAGCTCAGAATATCATTCCGGCTTCAACTGGAGCTGCCAAGGCTGTGGGAAAAGTTATTCCAGATCTTAATGGAAAACTTACTGGAATGGCATTTAGAGTTCCAACTCCAAATGTGTCTGTAGTTGATCTCACTGTTCGATTGAATAAAGGTGCATCGTACGAAGCAATTAAAGCAGTGATCAAGGAAGCATCTGCAAGCAAGTTGAAAGGAATCCTTGGCTACACTGAAGACAAGGTTGTGTCTACTGATTTCAATGGAGATACTCGAAGCAGTATCTTTGATGCAGGAGCTGGCATTGCATTGAATGACAACTTCGTGAAGTTGGTTTCATGGTATGACAACGAGTTTGGTTACAGTAATCGTGTCGTTGATCTCTTGATTTATATGTCCAAGAAGTAA